From the genome of Verrucomicrobiia bacterium, one region includes:
- a CDS encoding glutathione S-transferase C-terminal domain-containing protein → MIELIQFPWSPFCIVTRRILEFSQARFKITDLKLTGDRSLVWELTDQRYYKVPVVKDGKNVVFELDEETQIVAKYLDDRLGLGLFPRELEGVQSVIWRNIEHEIEGLGFKLNDVFYRDFVKPADQLPFLRHKERRFGTGCIDQWRASRPQLLKQLETKLVPYEEMLAYQPFLLDERPRFVDFDLYGMLGNFLFSGHYRLPKAHNHLRAWHRRMQHITLSQVAKNQ, encoded by the coding sequence ATGATTGAGTTGATTCAGTTTCCTTGGAGTCCGTTCTGCATCGTTACCCGACGCATCCTCGAGTTTTCGCAGGCCCGCTTCAAAATCACCGACCTCAAACTGACCGGCGATCGCTCCCTGGTTTGGGAGCTGACCGACCAGCGTTACTACAAGGTTCCGGTGGTCAAAGACGGTAAAAACGTGGTCTTCGAACTCGACGAGGAGACCCAGATTGTCGCGAAATACCTCGACGACCGCCTGGGCCTCGGCCTTTTCCCGCGCGAACTGGAAGGCGTGCAGTCCGTCATCTGGCGCAACATCGAACACGAGATTGAAGGCCTCGGGTTCAAGTTGAACGACGTCTTTTACCGCGATTTCGTGAAGCCGGCCGATCAACTGCCCTTCCTGCGCCACAAGGAACGCCGGTTTGGCACCGGCTGCATCGACCAATGGCGCGCGTCGCGGCCGCAATTGCTCAAGCAACTCGAGACAAAGCTCGTGCCCTACGAGGAAATGCTGGCCTACCAACCCTTCCTGCTCGATGAGCGGCCGCGCTTCGTGGATTTCGATCTTTACGGCATGCTCGGCAACTTTCTCTTCAGCGGCCATTACCGGCTGCCCAAGGCGCACAACCACCTGCGCGCCTGGCACCGCCGCATGCAGCACATCACCCTTTCCCAAGTCGCAAAAAATCAGTGA
- a CDS encoding DUF559 domain-containing protein: MKEESFNDLWDAIQRDIEREHEYEYSPNSERRKIVRRYYNEALPKIMALASESLTTWYSVYPFDWKFNKNESSLWASIRSRPVVLYPEFPVLGYFVDFGNPFLKIAIEADSKEFHDKEEDKARDHKLLEVGWKTFRVSYNDNFAPFKGLGEISEMISSGDEDAACEEIKNWMLNTSDGVVEAIEFFYFMAVKKKARLIENFPEYPDLAKETLRKHRLISFPLPSLSLI; this comes from the coding sequence ATGAAGGAAGAAAGCTTCAACGATTTATGGGATGCGATTCAACGGGACATCGAACGCGAGCACGAATATGAATATTCTCCGAACTCGGAAAGGCGTAAAATCGTCCGCAGGTATTACAATGAAGCGCTGCCAAAGATCATGGCCCTTGCCAGCGAGAGCCTGACAACTTGGTATAGTGTTTATCCATTCGATTGGAAATTTAACAAAAACGAAAGCTCGTTGTGGGCAAGCATCAGAAGCCGACCTGTGGTTCTATATCCTGAGTTTCCGGTGCTCGGATACTTTGTCGATTTTGGAAATCCATTTCTGAAAATTGCAATCGAGGCGGACAGCAAAGAATTTCACGACAAGGAGGAGGATAAAGCACGAGATCACAAGTTGCTTGAAGTTGGTTGGAAAACTTTTCGTGTTTCATACAACGACAATTTCGCTCCATTCAAAGGACTTGGTGAAATTTCAGAAATGATTTCCAGTGGAGATGAAGATGCGGCCTGCGAAGAGATAAAAAACTGGATGTTAAACACGTCTGACGGCGTGGTTGAAGCAATAGAGTTTTTCTACTTTATGGCCGTGAAGAAGAAGGCGCGTTTGATCGAAAACTTTCCGGAATATCCTGACTTGGCAAAAGAAACTTTACGGAAACATCGTTTGATTAGCTTTCCGCTCCCGTCGTTGAGTTTGATTTGA
- a CDS encoding GAF domain-containing protein — translation MKTPPKPENEAARLEALRQYRLLDTPPEQAFDDITTLASTICEAPIAIMTLVDGDRQWFKSKIGLRLAETPRDHAFCAYTILQPDTLVVEDATKDERFAWNPLVTMEPHIRFYAGAPLRNPQGHGLGSLCVIDQKPRQLTAAQQASLEALARMAVNTMELRRVSHQLANALANVKTLSGLLPICSYCHGIRDDQGYWQRVEAFIAQHTSAAFTHGICPTCARQHFPEVDLTHLGV, via the coding sequence ATGAAAACGCCACCCAAACCGGAGAATGAAGCCGCACGGCTCGAGGCCTTGCGCCAATACCGCTTGCTGGACACGCCGCCCGAACAGGCTTTTGACGACATCACCACGCTGGCCTCGACGATTTGCGAGGCGCCCATCGCCATCATGACGCTCGTGGATGGCGACCGGCAGTGGTTTAAATCCAAGATCGGCCTCCGCCTCGCGGAAACCCCGCGCGATCATGCATTTTGCGCCTACACCATTCTCCAGCCGGACACGCTCGTGGTCGAAGACGCGACCAAGGACGAGCGCTTTGCGTGGAATCCGCTCGTTACCATGGAACCGCATATCCGCTTTTACGCCGGCGCGCCGTTGCGCAACCCGCAGGGCCATGGACTTGGCTCGTTGTGTGTCATCGACCAGAAACCGCGCCAGTTGACGGCCGCCCAGCAAGCCTCGCTCGAAGCGCTTGCCCGCATGGCTGTCAACACAATGGAATTGCGCCGTGTCTCCCACCAACTGGCCAATGCCCTCGCCAACGTGAAAACGTTGAGCGGCCTGCTGCCCATTTGCTCCTACTGCCACGGGATTCGCGACGATCAAGGCTACTGGCAGCGGGTCGAGGCCTTTATCGCCCAGCATACCTCGGCCGCCTTCACCCACGGCATCTGCCCGACCTGCGCCCGCCAGCACTTTCCCGAAGTGGACCTGACGCACCTCGGCGTGTAA
- a CDS encoding PAS domain S-box protein, translated as MKTEILMAERQQVEQALGESEQRYRRLLAATTDYIYTVKVENGRSGATSHGPGCAAVTGYTSAEFAADPYLWYRVIHEEDRDAVVAQASRILAGDVPPPLEHRLMHKQGGVRWVQNTTIPHHDPQGQLVAYDGLIADITSRKRAELLLAAEYAVTRDLAEWNTLAGAMPLVLEHLCKILLWHHATCWTGEAGALRCENEFWRAPLPAADFGPGGRRHAVRSGAGLPNRVWLRGGPVWVPDVSCDPDLACDLPPAKAGLRCGCAFPVHFNHQTVGVIELYSREPQQPDERMLEVLGAAGAHIGQFVEHRRSEEALEHERNLLRTLIDNLPDCVFVKDTESRFLLNNVAHARLLGANDTREALGRTDHDFFPQELAAQYRADEEAVLRSGKPLSNREEPVVNRTGQQHWFLTTKVPLKNADGKIIGLVGIARNITERKTAAERLRKSDERLRRSESIAHVGGWELDLATHGLTWSDEVYRIFGMERQESGVAYDEFLERVHPEDRAAVATAYSDSVRDGRDTYEIEHRVIRKSTGEVRIVHEKCEHVRDANGQIVRSVGMVQDITERRLAAQQLERAYERLTRRGLLLKTMVRQLKVSHKELKEAQLQLIQAAKLESLGTLAAGVAHEVKNPLQTILMGLDYLGTRLGQPDENLAAALNDMRDAVKRANTIIREMLSLSASLEFHWAEEDVNEVIRRSLMLVRNELIASHVTLKEELDPLLPRLPADSQKLQQVFINIFINGIQAMDRGGTLTVRTRTHKLDSLSAREPIFRRFHPGDMVIIAQVQDTGAGLSEAVLPKVFDPFFTTKPVGTGTGLGLSVARKIVALHGGEIEITNAPEGGALVTVVLKA; from the coding sequence ATGAAGACAGAAATCCTGATGGCGGAACGCCAGCAGGTCGAGCAGGCGCTGGGGGAAAGTGAGCAACGTTATCGTCGCTTGCTCGCGGCCACCACGGACTACATCTACACGGTCAAGGTGGAAAATGGCCGCTCCGGGGCAACGTCACACGGGCCGGGCTGCGCGGCGGTCACGGGTTACACCTCCGCTGAGTTCGCGGCCGATCCGTATCTTTGGTATCGGGTGATTCACGAGGAGGACCGTGACGCAGTGGTGGCCCAGGCGAGCCGCATCCTGGCCGGCGATGTGCCGCCCCCCCTGGAGCATCGGCTGATGCACAAGCAGGGGGGCGTGCGTTGGGTTCAAAACACCACCATTCCCCATCATGACCCTCAGGGGCAGCTGGTGGCTTACGATGGTTTGATCGCAGACATCACCAGCCGCAAACGGGCTGAATTGCTGCTGGCGGCTGAATATGCCGTAACCCGCGACCTCGCAGAATGGAATACACTGGCCGGAGCCATGCCGCTGGTGCTCGAACATCTGTGCAAAATCCTGCTCTGGCATCATGCGACCTGCTGGACCGGCGAGGCCGGCGCGCTCCGGTGCGAAAACGAGTTCTGGCGGGCGCCGCTGCCAGCGGCTGACTTTGGACCGGGCGGCCGCAGGCACGCGGTCCGCTCGGGTGCTGGTCTTCCCAACCGCGTTTGGCTGCGGGGCGGGCCAGTCTGGGTTCCTGATGTTTCGTGCGATCCCGACCTCGCCTGCGATTTACCACCAGCCAAGGCCGGGCTGCGCTGCGGCTGCGCCTTTCCGGTTCATTTCAACCATCAGACGGTCGGCGTCATCGAGCTTTACAGCCGCGAGCCACAGCAGCCTGACGAGCGCATGCTGGAGGTGCTCGGCGCCGCAGGGGCGCACATCGGTCAGTTTGTGGAGCACCGACGGTCTGAGGAGGCGCTCGAACATGAACGCAATCTCCTCCGCACGCTGATCGACAATCTGCCGGACTGCGTGTTTGTGAAAGACACGGAGAGCCGGTTTCTGCTGAACAATGTGGCACATGCGCGCCTGTTGGGTGCCAACGACACCCGGGAGGCGCTGGGCCGGACGGATCACGATTTCTTTCCGCAGGAACTGGCCGCGCAGTATCGCGCCGACGAGGAGGCGGTTCTTCGCAGCGGCAAGCCGTTGTCCAATCGCGAGGAGCCCGTGGTGAACCGGACGGGGCAGCAGCACTGGTTTTTGACGACCAAGGTGCCGCTCAAAAATGCGGACGGAAAAATCATCGGCCTCGTGGGCATCGCCCGCAACATCACGGAACGCAAAACGGCGGCGGAACGCTTGCGGAAGAGTGATGAACGGCTGCGGCGCTCGGAATCCATCGCCCACGTGGGCGGTTGGGAACTGGACCTCGCCACCCACGGATTGACCTGGTCGGACGAGGTTTATCGCATCTTCGGCATGGAGCGGCAGGAATCGGGCGTCGCTTACGACGAGTTTCTCGAGCGGGTGCATCCCGAGGACCGGGCTGCCGTGGCCACCGCCTATTCGGACTCCGTCCGCGACGGCCGTGACACTTACGAGATCGAACACCGGGTCATTCGCAAGTCCACGGGCGAAGTCCGCATCGTCCACGAGAAATGCGAGCACGTGCGCGATGCCAACGGCCAGATCGTGCGTTCTGTCGGCATGGTGCAGGACATCACGGAGCGGCGGCTGGCGGCCCAGCAGTTGGAGCGCGCTTATGAACGGCTCACGCGGCGCGGGTTGCTGCTGAAGACGATGGTGCGGCAGTTGAAGGTTTCCCACAAGGAACTTAAGGAGGCGCAGCTCCAGTTGATCCAGGCGGCGAAGCTGGAATCGCTCGGGACGCTGGCCGCCGGCGTCGCGCATGAGGTCAAAAATCCGCTGCAGACGATTCTGATGGGGCTGGATTACCTCGGGACGCGCCTTGGCCAGCCGGATGAAAACCTCGCCGCGGCGTTGAACGACATGCGCGACGCCGTCAAACGGGCCAACACCATCATCCGCGAGATGTTGAGCCTGTCCGCCAGCCTGGAATTCCACTGGGCGGAGGAGGACGTGAATGAAGTGATCCGACGCTCGCTGATGTTGGTCCGCAACGAGTTGATCGCTTCACACGTCACCCTGAAGGAGGAACTCGACCCGCTGCTCCCGCGCCTGCCCGCGGATTCGCAGAAGCTCCAGCAGGTCTTCATCAACATCTTCATCAACGGCATTCAAGCCATGGACCGGGGCGGCACCCTCACGGTCCGAACCCGGACGCACAAGCTCGACTCGTTGTCCGCCCGCGAACCGATTTTCCGACGGTTCCATCCGGGCGACATGGTCATCATCGCGCAGGTGCAGGATACCGGAGCCGGCCTCAGCGAGGCCGTGCTGCCGAAGGTCTTTGATCCGTTTTTCACCACCAAGCCGGTCGGCACCGGCACCGGCCTGGGACTTTCCGTGGCGCGAAAGATCGTCGCCCTGCACGGCGGAGAAATTGAAATTACCAATGCGCCCGAAGGGGGCGCGCTCGTCACCGTGGTGCTGAAAGCCTGA
- the dprA gene encoding DNA-processing protein DprA: MDSREALVALNLVEGVGPVRVRQLLEFFGDAATVLRASKSQLLSVRGIGDETATAIADWERSVDLAGELKRIADFGCHVVTQADAEYPPLLREIYDPPVVLYVKGQLAERDKNSVAMVGSRQTTHYGIETARKLGYQLAYTGVTVVSGGARGIDTAAHQGALSAKGRTIAILGTAINVVFPPENAELFERIAANGAVISQFPFNRNGDRQSFAIRNRIVAGMTLGTVVVEANLTSGALITANFATEYGRQVFAVPGRIDSPRSKGCHDLIKKGAKLCEGVEDILSEFEYLFPASNRPPSPAETGTLPALELSEHEQKVYAVLGREEMSIDEVIRKCGLPASATNVALFSLEMKRLIRQLPGKLFIKNA; the protein is encoded by the coding sequence ATGGACTCCCGCGAAGCACTGGTGGCGTTGAATCTGGTCGAAGGCGTCGGCCCCGTGCGCGTCCGCCAGCTGCTGGAGTTCTTCGGCGACGCCGCCACGGTGCTCCGGGCCTCCAAATCACAACTGCTCTCGGTGCGCGGCATCGGCGACGAAACCGCCACCGCCATCGCCGATTGGGAACGGTCGGTTGATCTCGCGGGCGAACTCAAGCGCATCGCTGATTTTGGCTGCCATGTTGTCACCCAGGCAGACGCCGAATATCCGCCGTTGCTGCGCGAGATTTACGATCCGCCCGTGGTGCTTTACGTGAAGGGCCAGCTCGCCGAGCGCGACAAGAATTCCGTGGCCATGGTCGGCTCCCGGCAGACGACGCATTACGGCATCGAGACGGCGCGCAAGCTTGGCTACCAGCTCGCCTACACGGGCGTCACGGTCGTGAGCGGCGGCGCGCGCGGCATCGACACCGCCGCGCACCAGGGCGCGCTGAGCGCGAAGGGCCGGACCATTGCGATCCTGGGCACGGCCATCAACGTGGTTTTTCCTCCGGAGAACGCGGAGTTGTTTGAACGCATCGCCGCCAACGGCGCGGTGATTTCGCAATTTCCCTTCAACCGCAACGGCGACCGGCAATCGTTTGCCATCCGCAACCGCATCGTCGCCGGCATGACGCTCGGCACGGTGGTGGTCGAGGCAAACCTGACCAGTGGCGCGCTGATCACGGCGAACTTCGCCACCGAATACGGCCGGCAGGTGTTCGCCGTGCCGGGACGCATTGACTCGCCGCGCAGCAAGGGTTGCCACGATCTCATCAAGAAGGGCGCGAAGCTTTGCGAAGGTGTCGAGGACATCCTGAGCGAATTTGAATACCTGTTCCCCGCGAGCAATCGCCCGCCCTCGCCGGCCGAAACCGGCACCCTGCCCGCGCTGGAACTCTCCGAGCACGAGCAGAAGGTTTATGCCGTGCTCGGCCGGGAGGAAATGAGCATTGACGAGGTCATTCGCAAATGCGGTCTGCCGGCTTCCGCCACGAACGTGGCGTTGTTCAGCCTCGAAATGAAACGCCTCATCCGCCAGTTGCCCGGGAAGCTGTTCATCAAGAATGCCTGA
- the purF gene encoding amidophosphoribosyltransferase, whose protein sequence is MPIGHGFGGITWRALMHTQHYPKHYCGVFGIYGHPNAAELTYFGLYALQHRGQESAGIATSDGKQFRVHKGMGLVPQVFNSEILHGLVGKMAIGHTRYSTTGSSHLRNAQPLAVDCAIGQIAIAHNGNLTNASQLREELESRGSIFQTTVDSEIILHLMAQPTFNGKANDLVQTVRRIEGAYSLVIMTEKELIGVRDPHGFRPLCIGKKDDAYVLSSETTALDLIQAKFIRDVAPGEIVIINDEGLTSVQAFPEQQRRAFCIFEYVYFARPDSNLAGRSVYQVRVEMGRQLARECPIDADIVVPVPDSGNCAALGYSLESGIPYEMAFVRNHYVGRSFLQPSQLIRDFNVRVKLNLIHELVKNRRVIIVDDSIVRGTTCKSRVNNLKEAGAKEVHVLVSCPPHMNPCVYGIDFPDRSKLMAANHSREEIRKYLNADSLHYLSQEGMVKATGHPAESFCMACYDGNYPVTYDATLDKHIIESRKRRVASLAEVVAQEKSQISLL, encoded by the coding sequence TTGCCGATTGGGCACGGCTTCGGTGGAATAACGTGGCGCGCGTTGATGCACACCCAGCACTACCCCAAACATTATTGCGGCGTTTTTGGCATTTATGGCCATCCCAACGCCGCGGAACTCACCTACTTCGGCCTCTATGCCCTGCAACATCGCGGGCAGGAAAGCGCCGGCATTGCCACCTCCGACGGCAAACAGTTCCGCGTCCACAAGGGCATGGGCCTGGTGCCGCAGGTGTTCAACAGTGAAATCCTCCACGGGCTCGTGGGCAAGATGGCCATCGGCCACACGCGCTATTCGACCACCGGCTCGTCGCACCTGCGCAATGCCCAGCCGCTCGCGGTGGATTGCGCCATCGGCCAGATCGCCATCGCCCACAACGGCAACCTGACCAACGCCTCGCAGCTTCGCGAGGAGCTGGAATCCCGCGGCTCGATTTTCCAGACCACGGTGGACAGCGAAATCATCCTGCACCTGATGGCGCAGCCGACATTCAACGGCAAGGCCAATGACCTCGTGCAGACCGTCCGCCGCATCGAAGGGGCCTATTCGCTCGTCATCATGACGGAAAAAGAGCTCATCGGCGTCCGCGACCCGCACGGCTTCCGGCCGTTGTGCATCGGCAAAAAGGACGATGCCTACGTGCTCTCCAGCGAGACCACGGCGCTCGACCTGATCCAGGCCAAGTTCATCCGCGACGTCGCCCCCGGCGAAATCGTCATCATCAACGACGAGGGGCTGACGAGCGTGCAGGCGTTCCCGGAGCAACAGCGCCGCGCGTTCTGCATTTTTGAATACGTTTACTTCGCCCGGCCGGACAGCAATCTCGCCGGGCGCAGCGTTTATCAGGTGCGCGTGGAAATGGGCCGGCAACTCGCCCGCGAGTGCCCGATCGACGCCGACATCGTGGTGCCGGTGCCGGACAGCGGCAATTGCGCCGCGCTCGGCTACTCGCTCGAGAGCGGCATCCCCTATGAGATGGCCTTCGTCCGCAACCACTACGTTGGCCGCAGCTTCCTCCAGCCGTCGCAGCTCATCCGCGACTTCAACGTGCGCGTGAAGCTCAACCTGATTCACGAGCTGGTGAAGAACCGGCGTGTCATCATCGTGGACGACTCGATCGTGCGCGGCACGACGTGCAAGTCGCGTGTAAACAATTTGAAGGAGGCCGGCGCCAAGGAGGTGCACGTGCTCGTGAGCTGCCCGCCGCACATGAATCCGTGCGTGTATGGCATTGATTTCCCGGACCGCAGCAAGCTGATGGCCGCCAACCACAGCCGCGAGGAGATTCGCAAGTATCTCAACGCCGATTCGCTGCATTACCTCTCCCAGGAAGGCATGGTCAAGGCCACCGGCCATCCGGCGGAGAGCTTCTGCATGGCGTGCTACGACGGCAATTATCCGGTGACCTACGACGCCACGCTGGACAAGCACATCATCGAAAGCCGCAAACGCCGTGTGGCCAGCCTGGCCGAAGTCGTGGCCCAGGAAAAATCGCAGATCAGCCTGTTGTAG
- the purS gene encoding phosphoribosylformylglycinamidine synthase subunit PurS: protein MKAKIIITPKKAVVDPQGKTVQGALEHMGYTGVAGVHIGKYIEIDLAPGTDKVAAQKAIDDACHKLLSNPIIEDYKLEIE, encoded by the coding sequence ATGAAAGCCAAGATCATCATCACTCCGAAAAAGGCCGTCGTTGACCCGCAGGGCAAGACGGTCCAGGGCGCGCTCGAACACATGGGCTACACCGGCGTCGCCGGCGTGCACATCGGCAAATACATCGAGATCGACCTCGCGCCCGGCACCGACAAGGTCGCCGCGCAGAAGGCCATCGACGACGCGTGCCACAAGCTCCTCAGCAACCCCATCATCGAGGACTACAAGCTGGAGATCGAATGA
- the purL gene encoding phosphoribosylformylglycinamidine synthase subunit PurL: protein MTEPAITPELVAKHNLTPEEYAHAKEILGGREPSYTELGIFSVMWSEHCSYKNTKPLLRTFPTKSPKILVGAGEENAGIIDIGDNLAIAFKIESHNHPSAVEPFQGAATGVGGIVRDIFTMGARPIAALNSLRFGPISDERPPSPRPSPPGEGEAGGGDGQTRTISATTSATDLPLPGGEGRGEGGQNDSAEGANIKNNRRLFAGVVNGIAHYGNCFGIPTIAGEVYFDKSYEGNPLVNAFCLGVLRHDQIARGAAKGIGNPVFYVGPATGRDGLAGAAFASQDLTDESAQQQRGAVQVGDPFMEKLVCEACLELLATGCVAGIQDMGAAGLTCSTCETAARAGTGIEIELNKVPQRVPNMSSYEIMLSESQERMLIIVKKGHEAEVKRIFDKWDLPWAEVGVVTDTGRMVVRHNGKIVADIPAKKIADESPVYQRASQEPAYLKDVRAFRLDGIADTKSPMDDLKKLLAWPSIASKNWVYRQYDHMVRNNSIVCPGSDAAVLRIKADCVPQCETNPTAAKVPDKFIAMSVDCNGVYVYLDPYEGGKAAMAECCRNLACSGAVPLGATDNLNMANPHKPELFWQMQESVRGLADGCRAFNAPVTGGNCSLYNQNPSGPIDPTPTVAVVGLIEKPEHITTQWFKDEGDAIILLGTPVDTADPIFGLGGSAYLQVIHGKKSGSPPRCDLDIAKTLHTSLLGLIHTGDIKSAHDCSDGGLAVALAESCISELIAKDTPRLIGATVDITHLGSIEAGVSEWKPRLDALLFGETQSRVVISTKAINATKVIERAKLLGVPAVKIGTVGGDKLTIKTRAGEFSAPLTELHDGWWNSIARAME, encoded by the coding sequence ATGACCGAACCCGCCATCACGCCTGAACTGGTTGCCAAACACAACCTGACGCCCGAGGAATACGCCCACGCCAAGGAAATCCTCGGCGGCCGCGAACCCAGCTACACCGAGCTCGGCATCTTCTCGGTGATGTGGAGCGAGCATTGCTCCTACAAAAACACCAAGCCGCTGCTGCGCACCTTCCCCACCAAGTCGCCGAAGATTCTCGTCGGCGCCGGCGAGGAGAACGCCGGCATCATCGACATCGGCGACAACCTCGCCATCGCGTTCAAGATCGAGTCGCACAACCACCCGAGCGCGGTCGAACCCTTCCAGGGCGCGGCCACCGGCGTCGGCGGCATCGTGCGCGACATCTTCACCATGGGCGCGCGGCCGATTGCGGCGCTGAACTCACTCAGGTTCGGACCAATTAGTGATGAACGTCCGCCCTCACCCCGGCCCTCTCCCCCAGGAGAGGGAGAAGCTGGCGGCGGCGACGGGCAAACACGCACGATTTCAGCAACGACGTCCGCAACGGACCTCCCTCTCCCCGGGGGAGAGGGCCGGGGTGAGGGCGGGCAAAATGATTCCGCCGAAGGCGCAAACATCAAGAACAACCGCCGCCTCTTTGCTGGCGTGGTAAATGGCATCGCGCATTACGGCAATTGTTTCGGCATCCCGACCATCGCGGGCGAGGTGTATTTCGACAAGAGCTACGAGGGCAATCCGCTCGTGAACGCGTTCTGCCTCGGCGTGCTGCGCCACGACCAGATCGCGCGCGGCGCGGCCAAGGGCATCGGCAATCCCGTGTTCTACGTCGGCCCGGCCACGGGGCGCGACGGCCTCGCAGGCGCGGCTTTCGCGTCGCAGGATTTGACCGACGAATCCGCGCAGCAACAGCGCGGCGCCGTCCAGGTCGGCGATCCGTTCATGGAAAAGCTCGTGTGCGAAGCGTGTTTGGAATTGCTCGCCACCGGTTGCGTCGCGGGCATTCAAGACATGGGCGCCGCGGGTTTGACCTGTTCCACGTGCGAAACCGCCGCGCGCGCTGGCACCGGCATCGAAATCGAACTCAACAAGGTGCCGCAGCGCGTGCCGAACATGTCGAGCTACGAGATCATGCTCTCCGAATCGCAGGAGCGCATGCTCATCATCGTGAAGAAAGGTCACGAGGCCGAAGTGAAACGCATTTTCGACAAGTGGGATCTGCCGTGGGCCGAGGTCGGTGTCGTGACCGACACGGGCCGCATGGTCGTGCGTCACAACGGCAAGATCGTCGCGGACATTCCGGCGAAGAAGATCGCCGATGAATCGCCCGTGTATCAGCGTGCATCGCAGGAGCCGGCTTACTTGAAGGATGTCCGCGCGTTCCGCCTCGACGGTATCGCCGACACGAAGTCGCCGATGGACGATCTCAAGAAGCTGCTCGCGTGGCCGAGCATCGCGTCGAAGAACTGGGTCTATCGCCAATACGACCACATGGTGCGCAACAACTCCATCGTCTGCCCCGGCAGCGATGCCGCGGTGTTGCGTATCAAGGCCGATTGCGTGCCGCAGTGCGAAACGAATCCGACCGCTGCAAAGGTGCCGGACAAGTTCATCGCCATGAGCGTGGACTGCAACGGCGTTTACGTTTACCTCGATCCCTACGAAGGCGGGAAAGCTGCGATGGCCGAGTGCTGCCGTAACCTTGCCTGTTCCGGTGCCGTGCCGCTGGGCGCGACGGACAATCTCAACATGGCGAACCCGCACAAGCCGGAGTTGTTCTGGCAGATGCAGGAATCCGTGCGCGGCCTCGCCGACGGCTGCCGCGCCTTCAACGCGCCCGTCACCGGCGGCAATTGCTCGCTCTACAACCAGAACCCGAGCGGCCCGATTGATCCGACGCCGACCGTCGCGGTGGTGGGACTCATCGAGAAGCCCGAGCACATCACCACGCAATGGTTCAAGGACGAAGGTGACGCCATCATCCTGCTCGGCACGCCCGTGGACACCGCAGATCCCATCTTCGGCCTTGGCGGCAGCGCCTATCTGCAAGTCATCCACGGCAAGAAGAGCGGCAGCCCGCCGCGTTGCGACCTCGACATCGCGAAGACGCTGCACACGTCGCTGCTCGGCCTCATCCACACCGGCGACATCAAGAGCGCGCACGATTGCAGCGACGGCGGCCTTGCCGTGGCGCTGGCCGAAAGCTGCATCAGCGAACTCATCGCCAAGGACACGCCGCGCTTAATCGGAGCCACGGTAGACATCACCCACCTCGGTTCAATTGAAGCTGGCGTGTCAGAATGGAAGCCGCGCCTCGACGCGTTGCTCTTCGGCGAAACGCAAAGCCGCGTCGTCATCAGCACGAAAGCCATCAACGCGACGAAAGTCATCGAGCGCGCGAAGCTGCTCGGGGTCCCCGCCGTGAAGATCGGCACCGTGGGCGGCGACAAGCTGACGATTAAGACCAGAGCCGGTGAATTCTCCGCCCCGCTCACCGAACTGCACGACGGCTGGTGGAACTCCATCGCGCGGGCCATGGAATGA
- the purQ gene encoding phosphoribosylformylglycinamidine synthase subunit PurQ, translating to MNFAVLQFPGSNCDQDSVHVLRNVLGHTARLVWHKDASLGDADAVIVPGGFSYGDYLRTGAIARFSPVMQAVKQFADNGGLVLGICNGFQILCEANLLPGALVRNKSLQFRCEHVFLKSPTPDSPFTNQIPAGKLLRVPIAHGEGSYFADAETLSQLQANNQILWQYTDATGAITEGANPNGSQLNIAGVCNARRNVAGLMPHPERASEKLLGSDDGLLIFQSMIAWLENQAKAKAA from the coding sequence ATGAACTTCGCCGTCCTACAATTTCCCGGTTCCAACTGCGATCAGGACTCCGTCCACGTCCTCCGCAACGTCCTCGGCCACACCGCGCGCCTTGTCTGGCACAAGGACGCCTCGCTCGGCGACGCCGACGCCGTCATCGTGCCCGGCGGCTTCAGCTACGGCGATTACCTGCGCACCGGCGCCATCGCGCGGTTCAGCCCCGTGATGCAGGCCGTGAAGCAGTTCGCCGACAACGGCGGGCTCGTGCTCGGCATCTGCAACGGCTTCCAGATCCTCTGCGAAGCCAACCTGCTGCCCGGCGCGCTCGTGCGGAACAAATCGCTCCAGTTCCGCTGCGAACATGTTTTCCTGAAATCGCCGACGCCCGATTCGCCGTTCACGAACCAGATTCCCGCCGGCAAACTGCTGCGCGTGCCCATCGCCCATGGCGAAGGCAGCTACTTCGCCGATGCCGAAACGCTCAGCCAGTTGCAGGCGAACAACCAGATCCTCTGGCAATACACCGACGCCACGGGCGCAATCACTGAGGGCGCGAACCCGAACGGTTCGCAGCTCAACATCGCCGGCGTCTGCAACGCGCGCCGCAACGTGGCCGGCCTCATGCCGCATCCCGAACGCGCGAGCGAGAAGCTCCTCGGCAGCGACGACGGCCTGCTGATTTTCCAAAGCATGATCGCCTGGCTCGAGAATCAGGCGAAGGCCAAGGCGGCTTAA